From a region of the Mercurialis annua linkage group LG1-X, ddMerAnnu1.2, whole genome shotgun sequence genome:
- the LOC126666312 gene encoding cytochrome P450 CYP82D47-like: MGNFLSFPSNTMGAATVTVAFLIICSFLWLSRNLIVKKKKEAPEAGGAWPLLGHLHLLGGPQPPHMVLGDMADKHGPIFSIKMGIHKTLVVSDWETAKECFTTNDRTFADRPRSLAIELLAYDRSMFAFSPYGNHWRQMRKIATLELLSNHRLEMQRHVRESEMRTALKELYKAWDNSKSSSNSKVLVDMKRWFGDITLNIILSIIVGKSVGYVTTNKESDEEWKQALRDFFHLIGTFVPADAVPFLRWLDIGGHEKAMKNTARKLNIVTQQWLKEHKEKKASGQREEDFMDLMLDLIDQESETTLSHDADTINKAMCLQLILAAADTTSVTLMWALSLLMNNPHVMRKAQQEIDIHIGKERQVRESNINNLIYLNAIVKETMRLYPAGPLSVPHESMEDCTVAGYHVPRGTRLLTNLWKIQRDPKIWSNPSEYQPERFLTNHKDLDIRGQHFELIPFGSGRRMCPGISFALQILQLTLATLLHGFDFSLPTSEPINMTESLGLTNLRATPLEVLINPRLEPHFYH; the protein is encoded by the exons ATGGGAAATTTTCTTTCATTTCCTTCAAACACTATGGGTGCGGCCACCGTCACAGTTGCATTCTTGATTATCTGCTCATTTCTTTGGCTATCAAGAAACctaatagttaaaaaaaagaaagaagcacCGGAAGCTGGTGGTGCGTGGCCGCTACTTGGCCATCTTCATCTCCTAGGAGGGCCGCAACCACCTCATATGGTATTAGGAGACATGGCTGATAAACATGGTCCTATCTTTAGCATAAAGATGGGCATACATAAAACTCTAGTAGTAAGCGATTGGGAAACTGCTAAAGAGTGTTTCACTACCAATGACAGAACCTTCGCCGATCGTCCCAGAAGCCTTGCTATAGAGCTTTTGGCCTACGATCGTTCCATGTTTGCGTTCAGTCCGTATGGTAATCACTGGCGTCAAATGCGTAAGATCGCTACACTCGAGCTTCTGTCTAACCACCGTCTAGAGATGCAGAGACATGTACGAGAATCCGAGATGAGAACTGCTTTGAAAGAGCTGTACAAAGCATGGGACAATAGTAAAAGCTCATCAAATAGTAAGGTTTTGGTGGATATGAAAAGATGGTTTGGTGATATAACCTTAAACATAATTCTGAGTATCATAGTTGGGAAATCTGTCGGATATGTGACTACCAACAAAGAGAGCGACGAAGAATGGAAACAAGCATTGAGAGATTTCTTCCATTTAATTGGGACGTTTGTGCCTGCTGATGCGGTGCCATTTTTAAGGTGGTTGGATATTGGGGGCCATGAAAAGGCTATGAAAAATACTGCAAGAAAACTGAATATTGTTACACAACAATGGCTGAAAGAGCACAAAGAAAAGAAAGCTTCCGGCCAGAGAGAAGAAGATTTTATGGATCTGATGCTTGATCTCATTGATCAAGAATCAGAAACAACTCTCTCTCACGATGCTGATACAATTAACAAAGCCATGTGCCtg caACTTATTCTGGCAGCAGCAGACACAACATCAGTTACTTTGATGTGGGCTTTATCATTATTAATGAATAACCCTCATGTCATGAGAAAAGCTCAACAAGAAATAGATATACACATTGGCAAAGAAAGACAAGTGCGTGAATCTAATATTAACAATTTGATTTATCTCAACGCAATAGTCAAAGAAACTATGCGTTTATATCCTGCTGGACCTCTTTCAGTACCACATGAATCCATGGAGGACTGCACAGTAGCTGGTTACCATGTACCGCGAGGTACAAGACTACTTACCAATCTATGGAAGATTCAGCGCGATCCAAAAATATGGTCAAATCCTTCTGAATATCAACCAGAAAGATTTCTTACAAATCATAAAGATTTGGATATAAGGGGGCAACATTTTGAGTTAATACCATTTGGCAGTGGCAGAAGAATGTGCCCTGGAATTTCTTTTGCACTTCAAATTCTACAATTGACACTAGCTACTTTACTTCATGGGTTTGACTTTTCACTACCGACAAGCGAGCCAATCAATATGACTGAAAGTCTTGGACTAACCAACCTTAGAGCAACGCCACTTGAAGTTCTCATCAATCCTCGCCTTGAACCTCATTTCTATCACTAA